In Nocardia asteroides, the following proteins share a genomic window:
- the purM gene encoding phosphoribosylformylglycinamidine cyclo-ligase → MTEQTPSGAGASYAAAGVDIEAGDRAVELFGPLAKKASRPEVQGGLGGFAGLFALKGGYREPLLAASTDGVGTKIAVAQALDKHDTVGLDLVAMVVDDLVVCGAEPLFLQDYIAIGKVVPEKVAELVSGIAEGCIKAGCALLGGETAEHPGLMDPDDYDLSATGVGVVEADSVLGPDRVRPGDVVIAMGSSGLHSNGYSLARKVLLDIDRMSLTGYVEEFGRTLGEELLEPTRIYAKDCLALIAETDVRTFSHVTGGGLAANLARVLPAGLVAELDRGTWNPAPVFKMIAQRGRVERVEMEKTFNMGVGMVAIVAPEDADRALAVLTARHIDCWTLGQVKKAADADAPRAVLLGDHPRF, encoded by the coding sequence ATGACTGAACAGACCCCCAGCGGTGCCGGCGCTTCCTACGCCGCGGCAGGCGTGGACATCGAAGCCGGTGACCGCGCCGTCGAATTGTTCGGACCATTGGCGAAGAAGGCCAGCCGGCCCGAGGTGCAGGGCGGACTCGGCGGTTTCGCCGGTCTGTTCGCGCTCAAGGGCGGATACCGCGAGCCGCTGCTGGCCGCCTCCACCGACGGCGTCGGCACCAAGATCGCCGTCGCGCAGGCGCTGGACAAGCACGACACCGTCGGCCTCGACCTGGTCGCCATGGTCGTCGACGACCTGGTGGTCTGTGGCGCCGAGCCGCTGTTCCTGCAGGACTACATCGCCATCGGCAAGGTCGTCCCGGAGAAGGTCGCCGAGCTGGTCTCCGGCATCGCCGAGGGCTGCATCAAGGCCGGTTGCGCGCTGCTCGGCGGCGAGACCGCCGAACACCCCGGCCTGATGGATCCCGACGACTACGACCTGTCCGCCACCGGCGTCGGCGTCGTGGAAGCCGACTCCGTGCTCGGACCCGACCGCGTGCGCCCCGGTGACGTGGTCATCGCGATGGGCTCCTCGGGCCTGCACTCCAACGGCTACAGCCTGGCCCGCAAGGTGCTGCTCGACATCGACCGGATGTCGCTGACCGGCTACGTCGAGGAGTTCGGCCGCACCCTCGGTGAGGAACTGCTCGAGCCCACCCGCATCTACGCCAAGGACTGCCTGGCGCTGATCGCCGAGACCGATGTGCGCACCTTCTCGCACGTCACCGGCGGCGGCCTGGCCGCCAACCTGGCGCGCGTGCTGCCCGCGGGCCTGGTCGCCGAGCTGGACCGTGGCACCTGGAACCCGGCGCCGGTGTTCAAGATGATCGCCCAGCGCGGCCGTGTCGAGCGGGTCGAGATGGAGAAGACGTTCAACATGGGCGTCGGCATGGTCGCGATCGTCGCGCCCGAGGACGCCGACCGCGCCCTGGCGGTGCTCACCGCCCGCCACATCGACTGCTGGACGCTGGGCCAGGTCAAGAAGGCCGCCGACGCCGACGCGCCGCGCGCCGTGCTGCTGGGTGACCACCCGCGGTTCTGA
- a CDS encoding asparaginase, with product MSVELVEVVRSGFRECVHRGSVVVLDPDGTPTLELGEVHGPIFPRSTNKPMQALTLLRNGFEPVDDDELAIATASHFGEPDHVALVRRLLDRFGLSPTELACPPDLPFEERARAAALTGAGPSPLYMNCSGKHAAMLATCLVNDWPRTGYLDLDHPLQQAVLATVADVTGEPETDLGIDGCGLPIVPVSLINLARAFAGFTTAETGTAPRRIADAVRANPRVISGTKGPDLLAMSATPGLFCKIGADGVHAGALPDGRAFAYKIDDGHDRARMPLTLAILRRLGVDWTDRHTDLAATAVLGGDARVGVIRAIPGVL from the coding sequence GCCCACGCTCGAGCTCGGCGAGGTGCACGGCCCGATCTTCCCGCGCTCGACCAACAAACCGATGCAGGCGCTGACCCTGCTGCGCAACGGCTTCGAGCCCGTCGACGACGACGAACTCGCCATCGCCACCGCCTCGCACTTCGGCGAGCCCGACCACGTCGCGCTGGTGCGCCGCCTGCTCGACCGCTTCGGCCTGTCGCCCACCGAGCTGGCCTGCCCGCCCGACCTGCCCTTCGAGGAACGCGCCCGCGCCGCCGCGCTCACCGGCGCCGGACCGAGCCCGCTGTACATGAACTGCTCGGGCAAACACGCGGCGATGCTGGCCACCTGCCTCGTCAACGACTGGCCGCGCACCGGATATCTCGACCTCGATCACCCGCTCCAGCAAGCGGTACTGGCCACCGTCGCCGACGTCACCGGCGAACCGGAGACCGACCTGGGCATCGACGGCTGCGGCCTGCCGATCGTGCCCGTCTCGCTGATCAATCTCGCGCGCGCGTTCGCCGGCTTCACCACGGCCGAGACCGGCACCGCGCCGCGCCGGATCGCCGACGCGGTCCGGGCGAATCCGCGAGTGATTTCGGGCACCAAGGGCCCCGACCTGCTGGCCATGTCGGCCACGCCCGGCTTGTTCTGCAAGATCGGCGCGGACGGTGTACACGCGGGCGCGCTCCCCGACGGACGGGCCTTCGCGTACAAGATCGACGACGGTCACGACCGTGCCAGGATGCCGCTGACGCTGGCGATTCTGCGCAGGCTGGGAGTGGACTGGACCGATCGGCACACCGACCTCGCGGCCACCGCGGTGCTCGGCGGCGACGCCAGAGTCGGCGTCATCCGGGCGATCCCGGGAGTGCTCTGA
- a CDS encoding ABC transporter ATP-binding protein, which yields MTETAERTPALSVSGLSVSFATDAGPVAAVRNVSYEVFPGEVLAIVGESGSGKSVSSRTAIGLLPHTARVRGLVTLGDRAVTSLTEKQLTALRGGEVSMVFQEPARALDPLFTAGFQLGEALRAHSGLGRKEARAKAIELLRTVGLPDPEHRVDYYPHQLSGGQKQRVMIAIAIACEPRVIIADEPTTALDVTVQAEILDLLRDLRDRLGSAIVLITHNMGVVADLADRVVVMRAGEVVEQAPVHELFASPRAEYTRALLDAVPHLGAATTERPAVDQDAAPVLEVTDLVVQFPGPFGRPPFRAVDRVSLRIRPGETLGLVGESGSGKSTIGRCVAALQRPTSGRVLIRGQDIAALSQRKLRPIRRRFGFVFQDPAGSLNPRLTIGDCVAEPLVVHRAGDRGAVAARVRKLLDDVQLPAGIEARYPHELSGGQRQRASLARALVLDPDLLVADEPTSALDVSVQAAVLELFAQLQRECGWACLFISHDLAVVDQLADRIMVLRAGSCVEEGGNEQILRQPRHEYTRRLVAAVPVPDPVRQRARRAGIGAFSGREAPTSATELEQ from the coding sequence ATGACTGAGACCGCCGAGCGCACACCCGCGCTGTCGGTGTCGGGACTGTCGGTGAGCTTCGCCACCGACGCGGGTCCGGTCGCCGCCGTGCGGAATGTGTCCTACGAGGTGTTTCCCGGCGAGGTGCTCGCGATCGTGGGGGAGTCAGGGTCGGGGAAGTCGGTGAGCTCGCGCACCGCGATCGGGCTGCTGCCGCACACCGCGCGGGTGCGCGGGCTGGTCACCCTCGGCGACCGCGCGGTCACCTCGCTCACCGAGAAACAGCTGACCGCACTGCGCGGCGGCGAGGTCTCGATGGTCTTCCAGGAACCGGCTCGCGCGCTCGACCCGCTGTTCACCGCGGGCTTCCAGCTCGGCGAGGCGCTGCGCGCGCACAGCGGGCTCGGCCGCAAGGAGGCCCGCGCCAAGGCGATCGAGCTGCTGCGCACGGTGGGCCTGCCCGATCCGGAACACCGCGTGGACTACTACCCGCACCAGCTCTCCGGCGGCCAGAAGCAGCGGGTGATGATCGCCATCGCCATCGCGTGCGAACCCAGGGTGATCATCGCCGACGAGCCGACCACCGCGCTGGACGTGACGGTGCAGGCCGAGATCCTGGACCTGCTGCGCGATCTGCGCGACCGGCTCGGCAGCGCGATCGTGCTGATCACCCACAACATGGGCGTGGTCGCCGACCTGGCCGACCGGGTGGTGGTGATGCGGGCGGGCGAGGTCGTCGAGCAGGCGCCGGTGCACGAACTGTTCGCCAGTCCCCGGGCCGAGTACACCCGCGCGCTGCTCGACGCCGTCCCGCATCTCGGGGCGGCCACCACCGAACGGCCCGCCGTCGACCAGGACGCCGCGCCCGTGCTCGAGGTGACCGATCTGGTCGTGCAGTTCCCCGGGCCGTTCGGGCGACCGCCGTTCCGGGCCGTCGACCGGGTGAGCCTGCGGATCCGGCCGGGGGAGACCCTCGGACTGGTCGGCGAGTCGGGGTCGGGCAAGTCGACGATCGGCCGCTGCGTGGCCGCGCTGCAACGGCCCACCTCCGGGCGGGTGCTGATCCGCGGGCAGGACATCGCCGCGCTGTCCCAGCGCAAGCTGCGGCCCATCCGGCGGCGCTTCGGCTTCGTCTTCCAGGACCCGGCCGGCTCGCTCAACCCGCGCCTGACCATCGGCGACTGCGTCGCCGAACCGCTGGTCGTGCACCGCGCGGGCGACCGCGGCGCCGTCGCGGCCAGGGTCAGGAAGCTGCTCGACGACGTCCAGCTGCCCGCGGGCATCGAGGCCAGGTATCCGCACGAGCTGTCCGGCGGCCAGCGGCAGCGCGCCAGCCTGGCCAGGGCGCTGGTGCTGGACCCGGACCTGCTGGTGGCCGACGAACCGACCAGCGCGCTGGACGTCTCGGTGCAGGCGGCGGTGCTCGAGCTGTTCGCGCAGCTGCAACGCGAGTGCGGCTGGGCCTGCCTGTTCATCAGCCACGACCTCGCCGTCGTCGACCAGCTGGCCGACCGGATCATGGTGCTGCGCGCGGGATCCTGCGTGGAGGAGGGCGGCAACGAACAGATCCTGCGGCAGCCGCGGCACGAGTACACCCGTCGGCTGGTCGCCGCGGTTCCGGTCCCGGACCCGGTGCGACAGCGGGCGCGGCGGGCTGGGATCGGCGCCTTTTCCGGGCGCGAAGCGCCTACATCCGCGACGGAGCTGGAACAATGA
- a CDS encoding DUF3073 domain-containing protein, translated as MGRGRAKAKQTKVARELKYSSAPTDFASLQRELSDSTPLSQRSGGVISDEHDADESSSRWNNEDDDYDSWRR; from the coding sequence ATGGGCCGTGGCCGGGCTAAGGCAAAGCAGACCAAAGTCGCACGTGAGCTCAAGTACAGCTCCGCGCCGACCGACTTCGCGAGCCTTCAGCGCGAGCTGTCGGATAGCACTCCGCTCTCCCAGAGGAGCGGCGGTGTGATTTCCGACGAGCACGACGCGGACGAGTCGTCATCCCGTTGGAACAACGAGGACGACGACTACGACAGCTGGCGTCGCTGA